In Candidatus Margulisiibacteriota bacterium, the following proteins share a genomic window:
- a CDS encoding MBL fold metallo-hydrolase, whose translation MDFIKFLGTAGARVVVSKQLRASGGIWLSLDGTNLYLDPGPGALVKTLGARPKLDPANLDGILLSHKHLDHSGDINAMIEAMTEGTFKKRGAVFAPKEALVGDPVILKYVRQYPERLEILKAKGKYNVGALTFTTPVQHVHHNTEAYGFKIKGEKTTVSYIADTKFFPGLIRAYRASDILVVSVLRQEPSHLEHLCVEDLKKLVQGIKPRVTIMTHFGKLMLAAKPWLVAEQLSRELKSKIIAAGDGMTYKI comes from the coding sequence ATGGACTTTATTAAATTCCTTGGGACCGCCGGTGCCAGGGTCGTGGTTTCCAAACAGCTGCGGGCCTCTGGGGGGATCTGGCTGTCGCTTGACGGGACGAACCTCTACCTCGATCCGGGACCGGGAGCTTTGGTTAAAACCCTGGGGGCCCGGCCGAAGCTTGATCCGGCCAACCTGGATGGGATCTTACTTTCGCACAAACATCTCGACCATTCCGGCGACATTAATGCCATGATCGAAGCGATGACTGAAGGGACCTTTAAAAAGCGGGGGGCGGTCTTTGCCCCAAAAGAGGCGCTGGTTGGCGATCCGGTGATCTTAAAATATGTCCGCCAATACCCGGAGCGGCTGGAGATCCTCAAAGCTAAAGGAAAATATAATGTAGGAGCGTTGACCTTTACCACCCCGGTCCAGCACGTACATCATAATACGGAGGCCTATGGCTTCAAAATCAAAGGGGAGAAGACGACCGTTTCTTATATTGCCGATACCAAGTTTTTCCCCGGATTGATCAGGGCTTATCGGGCGAGCGATATCCTGGTCGTGAGCGTGCTACGCCAGGAGCCGTCCCACTTGGAGCACCTTTGCGTTGAGGACCTGAAGAAGTTGGTGCAGGGGATCAAGCCCCGGGTGACGATCATGACCCATTTTGGCAAGCTCATGCTGGCGGCCAAGCCGTGGCTGGTTGCCGAACAACTAAGCCGGGAGCTGAAAAGTAAAATTATTGCCGCCGGTGATGGTATGACTTATAAAATTTGA
- the mutM gene encoding bifunctional DNA-formamidopyrimidine glycosylase/DNA-(apurinic or apyrimidinic site) lyase: protein MPELPEVETVKRGLAKSIIGKTILDFDCDTVKMLNHPLAFYRRTLKGLKILGVGRRAKMVIITFSKDWRLLVHLKMTGQLVYRGDHKTVVGGHPIKEGFEKDPNRFTHATFSFRDRTKLFYNDVRKFGWLRLYTADQLAAYLNGLGLGPEPVDDAYTIEVFKRELVRRPKAKIKQFLMDNRNVVGIGNIYSDEICYYARVRPNRQVKTLTGAEISLLFKGIKHILAEAIKYEGTSISDYVNAQGEAGAYTKKLKVYGRYGEKCLKCKGEVARLKIGGRTSSFCPSCQK, encoded by the coding sequence ATGCCTGAACTCCCCGAAGTTGAGACGGTCAAACGCGGCCTGGCCAAATCCATTATCGGCAAAACAATCTTGGACTTTGATTGTGACACCGTAAAAATGCTGAACCACCCCTTGGCCTTTTATCGCCGAACTTTAAAGGGGCTCAAGATTCTAGGCGTTGGCCGACGGGCGAAGATGGTCATTATTACTTTTTCCAAAGATTGGCGACTCCTCGTGCATCTGAAAATGACCGGCCAGCTCGTCTACCGCGGCGATCATAAGACGGTGGTCGGCGGGCATCCGATCAAAGAAGGGTTTGAAAAAGATCCGAACCGATTTACTCACGCGACCTTTAGTTTCCGTGACCGGACAAAATTATTTTACAACGATGTCCGCAAATTCGGCTGGCTCCGTCTCTACACCGCCGATCAGTTAGCCGCCTACTTAAACGGGCTGGGGTTGGGGCCAGAGCCGGTTGATGACGCCTATACCATAGAAGTTTTTAAACGCGAGCTGGTCCGCCGGCCGAAAGCGAAGATTAAGCAATTTTTGATGGACAACCGGAACGTGGTTGGGATCGGCAACATTTACAGCGACGAGATCTGTTATTACGCCCGGGTCCGGCCGAATCGCCAGGTGAAGACCCTGACCGGCGCGGAGATCAGCCTTTTATTTAAAGGGATCAAGCATATCCTGGCCGAAGCGATCAAATACGAAGGGACCTCGATCAGCGATTACGTTAACGCCCAGGGAGAAGCGGGGGCCTATACTAAAAAACTTAAGGTCTATGGTCGTTACGGAGAAAAGTGTCTGAAATGCAAGGGGGAAGTTGCCCGGTTAAAGATCGGCGGGCGGACCTCTTCTTTTTGCCCGAGCTGCCAAAAATAG
- a CDS encoding fumarylacetoacetate hydrolase family protein, with protein sequence MAAGLNYIEHITEMKMARPDHPILFLKAPSALIGDGDNIVYPPQTKELHYEAELAIVIKDRIRNITKAQALEHVLGFTCANDVSARDLQLLDGQWARAKSFDTFCPVGPRLVTGIDPNNLAIKCYLNGELKQSSNTTSMIFKVEELIAFIAGVMTLEPNDIILTGTPPGIGPMKVGDVVEVEIEKIGRLKNQVVAA encoded by the coding sequence ATAGCGGCCGGTCTGAATTATATTGAGCACATCACCGAGATGAAGATGGCCCGGCCCGACCACCCGATCCTTTTTCTCAAAGCCCCCTCCGCGCTGATCGGCGACGGCGACAACATTGTTTATCCTCCGCAAACCAAAGAACTCCATTACGAAGCGGAACTGGCGATCGTTATCAAAGACCGGATCCGTAATATCACGAAGGCACAGGCGTTGGAACACGTGCTTGGCTTTACCTGTGCCAACGATGTTTCCGCCCGCGATTTGCAGCTCTTAGACGGTCAGTGGGCGAGGGCAAAGTCGTTCGATACTTTTTGTCCGGTCGGTCCGCGGCTGGTGACCGGGATCGATCCCAATAATCTGGCGATCAAATGTTATTTAAACGGGGAGTTAAAGCAGTCATCGAATACAACGAGTATGATCTTTAAAGTGGAAGAGTTGATCGCTTTTATTGCCGGCGTCATGACTTTGGAACCGAACGACATAATTTTGACCGGGACTCCGCCCGGGATCGGGCCGATGAAGGTCGGCGATGTTGTTGAGGTGGAGATCGAAAAGATCGGGCGTTTAAAAAATCAGGTTGTTGCCGCTTAG
- a CDS encoding GerMN domain-containing protein: MKKKKAKKTASRFDWQWVWWGTAFVLFIAVVLLGFWSLGVATKKPAEPPVLVGRPSQVTGQVVKLYYYNEQAARRLGQDGEGNPAALLPVERVIPETKAPLKATIRLLIAGELTAEEKAAGFTTEFPHPAFKLIRADLDRGVLTLVFTDVPGFTTGGALRVELLAAQIEKTAKQFSGVKQVRFLPESLFQP, encoded by the coding sequence GTGAAAAAGAAAAAAGCAAAAAAAACCGCTTCACGTTTCGATTGGCAATGGGTTTGGTGGGGAACGGCTTTTGTTCTTTTTATCGCGGTAGTCTTGCTTGGTTTTTGGTCCCTCGGTGTGGCGACGAAAAAACCGGCTGAACCGCCGGTATTGGTAGGCCGCCCAAGCCAGGTTACGGGGCAGGTCGTTAAGTTGTATTACTATAACGAACAGGCGGCCAGACGGCTGGGCCAAGACGGCGAGGGAAACCCGGCCGCTCTTTTACCGGTGGAGAGGGTAATTCCCGAAACCAAGGCGCCGCTTAAGGCAACGATCAGGCTGTTGATCGCAGGAGAACTGACGGCGGAGGAAAAGGCGGCCGGCTTCACGACTGAATTCCCTCATCCTGCTTTCAAATTGATCAGGGCCGACTTGGACCGGGGTGTTTTGACCCTGGTCTTTACCGATGTTCCCGGTTTTACGACCGGCGGGGCGTTGCGGGTGGAATTACTGGCGGCCCAGATCGAAAAGACCGCCAAACAATTTTCCGGGGTCAAGCAGGTTCGGTTCCTCCCCGAGTCTTTGTTTCAACCTTGA
- the secF gene encoding protein translocase subunit SecF, which yields MFDIIKKSRMFLTVSAIVTALALAVLLFNFMVHGKPMNFGIDFTGGTMLNLRFAKAVSVGEVRQVLDGYGLGESTIQKSGDQDILIRTKPLDNDVRTRLLADFNTKISQTEILEADVIGPTIGKELGQQAIWALLLASLGIIIYVSFRFEVKYALAALLALYHDAIITTGIIALLWRQIDITFVAALLTIMGYSINDTIVIFDRIRENLKKTSLAKKKFNEIVNLSIWETMSRSINTVMTVLFMVLCLLIFGGEPLREFSLTLLIGFTLGAYSSVFVAPTLLALWHHNESKK from the coding sequence ATGTTTGATATTATCAAAAAATCGAGAATGTTTCTGACCGTTTCAGCAATCGTGACTGCGCTGGCTCTTGCTGTTTTGCTTTTTAATTTCATGGTCCATGGCAAGCCGATGAACTTTGGGATTGATTTTACCGGCGGGACGATGCTTAACCTCCGCTTTGCCAAGGCGGTATCGGTCGGGGAGGTCCGCCAGGTTCTTGATGGTTATGGTTTGGGTGAGAGCACTATTCAAAAATCCGGCGACCAGGATATCCTGATCCGGACCAAGCCGCTTGATAACGATGTCCGGACCAGATTGCTGGCCGACTTTAATACCAAGATCAGCCAGACGGAGATCCTGGAAGCGGATGTTATCGGCCCGACGATCGGGAAGGAACTGGGACAGCAAGCGATCTGGGCTTTGCTCCTGGCCTCGCTTGGCATTATCATCTACGTTTCCTTCCGGTTTGAGGTTAAATACGCCTTGGCGGCGCTTTTAGCCCTTTATCATGATGCGATCATTACGACCGGGATCATTGCCTTGCTCTGGCGCCAGATTGATATTACCTTCGTGGCGGCGCTTCTGACGATCATGGGTTATTCGATCAACGATACGATCGTGATTTTCGATCGAATTCGGGAGAACTTGAAAAAGACCAGCCTGGCCAAGAAAAAATTCAATGAGATCGTTAATCTTTCGATCTGGGAGACGATGTCCCGGTCGATTAATACCGTCATGACCGTTCTCTTTATGGTCCTCTGTCTCTTGATCTTTGGCGGTGAACCATTGCGCGAGTTCTCACTGACCCTCTTGATCGGATTTACCCTCGGGGCGTATTCTTCCGTCTTCGTCGCTCCAACGCTCCTGGCCCTCTGGCACCATAACGAATCAAAAAAGTAA
- a CDS encoding cation-translocating P-type ATPase, whose amino-acid sequence MSEIYREEHFYQATPEAALAKLNSSVNGLPAADAADRLKKYGLNQLREKGGVDAGRLLLEQFQGFIVWVLIAAALVAGLLGEWLDSGAIVAIVILNALLGFVQSFRAEKSLAALKKLAAPTCKVIRGGERRQIPAVQLVPGDIVELEAGDNVPSDSRLLQLTANFTVQEASLTGESTPVNKTVAALAEKEVPLADRANMLYLGTTVTSGKAKALVVATGMKTELGRIAGLIQAIDRETTPLQKKLDEFSKWLVYLCFFLVGLVFFLGWLRGGELLEVFLTAVSLAVAAIPEGLPAVVTIALAIGVQRMVKRSALIRKLPSVETLGCATVICTDKTGTLTKNEMTVQAVYADGRAFTVSGIGYAPRGEFLLDGLKIEAGDQPGLTKTLIAGVLCNSAALTPTGIIGDPTEAALLTAAAKAGLTRENTGRELHFVEEIPFDSERKQMTMIFGRGAELVAYSKGAPDSLLRKCRYIEENGQVRELTPEDQARFAAVNDGLAGQALRVLAFAYRPLADRPEKLDDKTVERDLILVGLMAMIDPPRDEARQAIADCRRAGIRTVMITGDHKNTAVAIAASLGFFPADALALTGEELDRLDDQELTFKVDRVPVYARVSPEHKLRIVKAWRRRGEIVAMTGDGVNDAPAVKEADIGVAMGITGTDVTKEVSDMVVTDDNFASIVAAIEEGRGIYDNIKKFVHYLLSCNAGEIMVMFLAALVGWPLPLLPIHILWVNLVTDGLPALALGMDPVEPGIMSRPPRKKDEPVVPANRAGLIILQGLFIALCVLAAFSFVLFIEGEGVTRARTAAFIVLCCAQLFHALNCRSQTKSFFPGMWTNHWLILAVLFSFALQMLVVYFPPLQTIFKTEALGQADWLLVLILSSLPLWGMEIVKAINLKKGFIKE is encoded by the coding sequence ATGAGCGAAATTTATCGCGAAGAACATTTTTACCAGGCCACCCCCGAAGCCGCGCTTGCCAAATTAAACAGTTCCGTGAATGGTTTGCCTGCCGCTGACGCGGCCGATCGCCTGAAAAAATACGGTTTAAACCAGCTCCGGGAAAAAGGAGGGGTCGACGCCGGCCGCCTCTTGCTGGAACAATTCCAGGGTTTTATCGTCTGGGTCCTGATCGCCGCCGCGCTGGTCGCCGGGTTGCTTGGCGAATGGCTGGACTCCGGCGCGATCGTTGCCATAGTAATTCTCAATGCCCTCCTCGGTTTCGTCCAAAGCTTTCGGGCCGAAAAATCACTGGCCGCGCTTAAAAAGTTGGCCGCTCCCACCTGTAAAGTGATTCGCGGCGGGGAACGGCGCCAGATCCCGGCCGTTCAGCTGGTACCCGGCGATATTGTGGAACTGGAGGCCGGCGATAACGTTCCGTCCGATTCGAGGCTTCTTCAGCTGACCGCGAATTTTACCGTCCAGGAAGCGAGCCTGACCGGTGAATCGACCCCGGTTAATAAAACCGTTGCCGCGCTGGCCGAAAAGGAGGTCCCGCTGGCCGACCGGGCCAATATGCTTTATCTTGGGACGACCGTAACTTCCGGCAAAGCCAAGGCGCTGGTCGTCGCGACCGGAATGAAGACCGAATTGGGACGAATCGCCGGCCTGATCCAGGCGATTGACCGGGAAACGACGCCGCTCCAGAAAAAGCTGGATGAATTCAGCAAGTGGCTGGTCTATCTCTGTTTCTTTTTAGTCGGTCTGGTCTTTTTTCTAGGCTGGTTGCGCGGCGGCGAACTGCTGGAAGTCTTTTTAACCGCGGTCAGTTTGGCGGTTGCTGCCATTCCTGAAGGGTTGCCGGCAGTGGTGACCATCGCTTTAGCAATCGGGGTCCAGCGGATGGTCAAACGGTCGGCGCTGATCCGAAAACTTCCGTCAGTTGAGACTTTGGGCTGCGCCACCGTTATCTGCACCGATAAGACCGGGACGCTCACCAAAAACGAGATGACGGTGCAGGCGGTCTATGCCGACGGCCGCGCTTTTACGGTCAGCGGGATCGGTTATGCCCCGCGAGGCGAATTTTTATTGGATGGTTTAAAAATTGAGGCGGGGGACCAGCCCGGCTTGACCAAAACTTTGATTGCCGGCGTACTTTGCAACAGCGCGGCCTTAACGCCGACCGGGATTATCGGCGATCCGACTGAAGCGGCTCTCCTGACGGCGGCGGCCAAAGCCGGGCTGACCAGGGAGAATACCGGACGGGAGCTTCATTTTGTTGAAGAGATCCCCTTCGATTCCGAACGGAAGCAAATGACGATGATCTTTGGGCGGGGCGCGGAACTGGTCGCCTATAGTAAAGGGGCGCCGGATAGTCTCCTGCGGAAATGCCGCTACATCGAAGAAAATGGCCAGGTGCGGGAGTTGACGCCTGAAGATCAGGCCCGTTTTGCCGCCGTCAATGACGGGCTGGCCGGCCAGGCGCTGCGGGTCTTGGCTTTTGCTTACCGGCCGCTGGCCGACCGTCCGGAAAAACTCGATGATAAAACAGTTGAACGTGACCTTATCCTGGTCGGCTTGATGGCGATGATCGATCCGCCGCGCGATGAAGCCCGTCAGGCGATCGCCGATTGCCGCCGGGCGGGGATTAGGACGGTCATGATCACCGGCGACCACAAAAATACCGCCGTGGCGATCGCTGCTTCGCTTGGTTTTTTTCCGGCCGACGCCCTTGCCTTGACCGGGGAAGAGCTCGACCGGCTCGATGACCAGGAATTGACCTTCAAGGTCGATCGGGTCCCGGTCTATGCCCGGGTTTCGCCGGAGCATAAGCTTCGGATCGTTAAAGCCTGGCGGCGGCGCGGGGAGATCGTGGCGATGACCGGCGACGGCGTTAACGACGCTCCCGCGGTCAAAGAAGCCGACATCGGCGTGGCGATGGGGATTACCGGGACCGACGTGACCAAGGAAGTTTCCGACATGGTCGTGACCGACGATAATTTCGCTTCGATCGTCGCCGCGATCGAAGAAGGGCGGGGGATCTACGACAACATCAAAAAGTTCGTCCACTATCTTCTCTCCTGCAATGCCGGTGAGATCATGGTGATGTTCCTGGCCGCCCTGGTCGGCTGGCCCCTGCCGCTTTTGCCGATTCATATTTTGTGGGTCAATCTGGTGACCGATGGCTTGCCGGCCTTAGCGCTCGGGATGGACCCGGTCGAGCCGGGGATCATGTCCAGACCGCCCCGGAAAAAAGACGAACCGGTCGTGCCGGCCAACCGGGCCGGTTTGATAATCTTGCAGGGCTTATTTATCGCCCTCTGCGTTTTAGCCGCGTTCAGTTTTGTCTTGTTTATTGAAGGCGAGGGGGTAACCAGGGCGAGGACCGCCGCTTTTATCGTTCTTTGCTGCGCCCAGCTTTTTCATGCGCTCAACTGCCGGAGCCAAACGAAGTCGTTTTTTCCGGGAATGTGGACCAATCACTGGCTAATTCTGGCGGTTCTATTTTCCTTTGCCTTGCAGATGCTGGTCGTCTACTTTCCGCCTCTGCAAACGATCTTTAAGACCGAAGCTTTGGGCCAGGCTGATTGGCTGTTAGTCCTGATCCTATCTTCTCTTCCGCTTTGGGGGATGGAGATTGTTAAAGCGATTAACCTTAAGAAAGGATTTATTAAAGAATAA
- a CDS encoding AI-2E family transporter: MGREEERLESYRRTAAVSFVVIILLFSFLIVRPFFVAIMSAAVLAFIFYPLYGKLAELLKNVPLGEKLASLLTCLVILLVVLIPSIFVAVLLTSEVKSGYHFLQTVLQAPQFQLDNLPPVIKQLEQFLPQLKAGAADLVGQLIGMLQDVLKVIPNVLLQVFITIFSIYYFLVHGHDLYKFFADLFPLSEKRYKQIVSRFDNLSRGVIIGQVFVGCIQGVLAWLGFFILGVPSPILWGSLTAIISMIPLFGAALIWVPVDIYLFLVGTMTGNYIPAISLLVYGVFVISLIDNLLKPKIVGDNANIHPLIVLFGILGGIQLFGIAGIILGPMILTIFDVVIEIFKEAL; this comes from the coding sequence ATGGGGAGAGAAGAAGAGCGTCTCGAAAGTTATCGCCGGACCGCCGCGGTCTCTTTTGTCGTTATTATTTTGTTGTTCTCGTTCCTGATTGTCCGGCCGTTTTTTGTCGCCATTATGTCGGCCGCCGTCCTGGCTTTTATCTTTTATCCGCTCTACGGTAAATTAGCCGAATTATTGAAGAACGTGCCGCTTGGCGAAAAACTGGCTTCGCTTTTGACTTGTCTGGTGATTCTGCTGGTGGTCCTCATCCCTTCTATTTTCGTGGCTGTTTTATTGACCAGCGAGGTCAAAAGCGGCTATCACTTTTTGCAAACCGTTCTCCAGGCCCCCCAGTTCCAGCTCGACAACCTGCCGCCGGTCATTAAACAGCTGGAACAATTCTTGCCGCAATTAAAGGCCGGCGCGGCTGATTTGGTCGGTCAATTGATCGGCATGCTCCAGGATGTTCTCAAAGTGATCCCGAACGTCCTGCTGCAAGTCTTCATTACCATCTTTTCAATTTATTACTTTCTGGTCCATGGCCACGACCTCTATAAGTTTTTTGCCGATCTTTTTCCGCTCTCGGAGAAGCGTTACAAACAAATAGTGAGCCGGTTCGACAATTTAAGCCGGGGGGTGATCATCGGACAGGTTTTTGTCGGGTGCATCCAGGGAGTTTTGGCCTGGCTCGGCTTTTTTATCCTCGGGGTTCCCAGCCCGATCCTCTGGGGAAGCCTGACGGCGATCATTTCGATGATCCCCTTGTTCGGCGCGGCCCTGATCTGGGTGCCGGTCGATATTTATCTTTTTCTGGTCGGGACGATGACCGGCAATTATATCCCCGCGATCAGTTTGCTGGTCTATGGTGTTTTCGTGATCAGCCTGATCGATAATCTGCTGAAGCCGAAAATCGTCGGCGACAACGCCAACATCCACCCGCTGATCGTTCTTTTCGGGATCCTGGGGGGGATTCAGCTGTTCGGCATCGCCGGCATTATTCTCGGCCCGATGATCCTGACGATCTTCGATGTCGTCATCGAGATCTTCAAGGAAGCGCTGTAA
- the secD gene encoding protein translocase subunit SecD, which produces MSKNINQLRILLILGIIAASVYVLIQFPLNLGLDLQGGTRLVYEGQETEKVKVSDDSMAGVVAVIRNRIDGLGVSEPTIQRKGQSQVIVELPGIKDPERAIALIGDTAMLEFVEAEWLPGDARGASPEKVKEFYGAEARIGTVKEEQDGRVVSEKPIVLKKTVLTGADLKGAFPGFDQYGNPVVDIEFNDNGAKLFAEVTARSVNKPIAIILDRKVISAPNVREPIPSGRAQISGNFKAEDVRDLVIKLKAGSLPIPVKMVETRIVGPSLGKDSIDRSKIAGVLGFLFIVAFMVIYYRLPGFISVLSLAIYVPLTLSILAAFHTTLTLPGIAGFLLTLGMAVDANVIIYERLKEELRLGKTVKASFAAAFDRAFAAILDSNVTTIIGAVTLFFVGTGTIRGFAITLTIGILVSMFTALTLTRLMLNMLVDAKIVTDPNSKLLYK; this is translated from the coding sequence ATGTCTAAAAATATTAATCAATTACGTATTTTGTTGATCCTGGGAATTATTGCCGCTTCCGTTTACGTGTTGATCCAATTCCCGCTCAATCTCGGTCTCGACTTACAGGGCGGTACCCGCCTGGTTTACGAAGGGCAGGAGACCGAAAAGGTCAAAGTCAGCGATGATTCCATGGCCGGCGTGGTCGCGGTCATCCGTAACCGGATCGACGGGCTGGGGGTCTCTGAACCGACTATCCAGCGCAAGGGACAATCCCAGGTTATCGTTGAACTTCCCGGCATCAAAGACCCGGAAAGGGCGATTGCCTTGATCGGTGATACGGCGATGCTGGAATTTGTGGAGGCTGAATGGCTTCCGGGCGATGCCCGCGGCGCTTCACCGGAAAAAGTCAAAGAATTTTACGGCGCCGAGGCCAGGATCGGGACCGTTAAAGAGGAACAAGATGGGCGGGTCGTCAGCGAAAAGCCGATCGTCCTGAAAAAAACCGTTTTGACCGGGGCCGACCTGAAAGGGGCTTTCCCCGGATTTGACCAATACGGCAACCCGGTCGTTGATATCGAGTTTAACGATAACGGCGCCAAGCTTTTTGCCGAAGTGACCGCCCGATCGGTCAACAAGCCGATCGCCATTATCCTTGACCGGAAAGTTATTTCCGCTCCGAACGTCAGGGAGCCGATTCCCTCCGGTCGCGCCCAGATCTCCGGGAATTTCAAAGCGGAAGATGTCCGCGACCTGGTCATTAAACTGAAAGCCGGCTCCCTGCCGATTCCGGTCAAAATGGTGGAGACCAGGATCGTCGGTCCATCGCTCGGTAAAGATTCGATCGATCGGAGCAAGATCGCCGGGGTGCTTGGATTTTTGTTCATCGTCGCTTTTATGGTCATTTATTACCGGCTTCCCGGTTTTATCTCGGTCCTATCTCTGGCGATCTACGTTCCTTTGACCCTGTCGATCCTGGCCGCTTTTCATACGACCTTAACTCTCCCCGGTATTGCCGGGTTCCTGCTGACCCTTGGTATGGCGGTTGACGCCAACGTTATTATTTATGAAAGATTAAAAGAGGAACTACGGCTTGGCAAAACGGTTAAAGCCTCTTTTGCCGCCGCTTTTGACCGGGCCTTTGCCGCCATCCTTGATTCCAACGTCACGACCATCATCGGGGCGGTTACCCTGTTCTTTGTCGGGACCGGGACGATCCGCGGGTTTGCCATTACCCTGACGATTGGTATCTTAGTGTCGATGTTTACCGCTTTGACCCTGACCCGCCTGATGCTCAATATGCTGGTTGACGCCAAGATCGTGACCGATCCCAATTCGAAATTGCTTTATAAGTAG
- a CDS encoding C39 family peptidase, protein MNKLIIAIFAAGVLFVGSVFGSGVIDRPVPFLCQAPYGDWRQPWQDGCEEAAIIMAMSWVEGKAVTKRSGNQTILDLVKFQIKNYGGHFDLTAKQSAKLIKDYYQYDGIEVLQAGTSQELKKFLAAGDLIIAPMAGRELGNPYFTPPGPYYHYVLIKGYDDTRGVFITNDPGTRRGANYTYKYRTLFQAIHDWTGRKESISRGKKSILVIKLDQ, encoded by the coding sequence ATGAATAAGCTAATTATTGCGATATTTGCAGCCGGGGTCTTGTTTGTGGGAAGTGTTTTTGGGAGTGGGGTCATTGACCGGCCGGTTCCATTTTTATGTCAGGCTCCTTACGGTGACTGGCGGCAACCATGGCAGGATGGGTGCGAGGAAGCGGCGATCATTATGGCGATGAGTTGGGTGGAAGGGAAGGCGGTGACCAAACGTTCCGGTAACCAGACGATCCTTGATCTGGTGAAATTTCAGATTAAAAACTATGGCGGGCATTTTGACCTGACCGCCAAGCAATCGGCTAAGTTAATAAAAGACTATTATCAATACGATGGGATCGAAGTTCTTCAAGCGGGGACGAGCCAAGAACTGAAAAAGTTCCTGGCGGCCGGAGATCTGATCATCGCGCCGATGGCCGGGCGGGAATTAGGTAACCCGTATTTTACTCCTCCCGGTCCTTATTACCATTATGTGCTGATCAAAGGTTACGACGATACCCGCGGGGTTTTTATCACCAACGATCCCGGGACCCGCCGGGGAGCGAACTATACGTATAAATACCGGACCCTTTTTCAGGCGATTCACGACTGGACCGGCCGGAAAGAGAGCATTTCCCGAGGCAAAAAATCGATTCTTGTGATAAAATTAGATCAATAG